The genomic region AATTTCCATTGCAAAAAAATTGGAGCAATATGCTGCAAAAAATATTATTATAGACCCTGTTATGACTTCTACGAGTGGTACAAAATTAATCTCTGATAAAGCAATTAAAACTTTATGTGAAAAACTCTTTCCACTTGCACTATTAATAACTCCTAATATACCGGAAGCGGAAATTTTAAGTGGGATTAAAATTGATAATCGGAGAGAAATGCTAGAAGCTGCAAAAATAATTAAAAAAAGATACTCTTGTTCTGTTCTATGTAAAGGTGGTCATAATTTAACTGATGCTAATGATTTACTTTATGATAAAAATGGCAATATCAAATGGTTTGAAGGAAAAAGAATAAATAACCCTAACACACATGGCACCGGTTGTACTCTCTCAAGTGCTATTGCGTC from Fusobacterium russii ATCC 25533 harbors:
- the thiD gene encoding bifunctional hydroxymethylpyrimidine kinase/phosphomethylpyrimidine kinase, giving the protein MRKTVLTIAGSDSSGGAGIQADLKTMLMNSVYGMSVITALTAQNTTGIFAVSEVEPIFVEKQLDAIFTDIYPDAIKIGMVASEKLIISIAKKLEQYAAKNIIIDPVMTSTSGTKLISDKAIKTLCEKLFPLALLITPNIPEAEILSGIKIDNRREMLEAAKIIKKRYSCSVLCKGGHNLTDANDLLYDKNGNIKWFEGKRINNPNTHGTGCTLSSAIASNVAKGYSLEKSIELAKKYLNFALSSMLNLGKGTGPLDHGFLIK